Proteins encoded by one window of Pseudonocardia sp. HH130629-09:
- the gltB gene encoding glutamate synthase large subunit, whose protein sequence is MLADVTGKRSHAIVQKAIEALLRLEHRGARGAEYNTGDGAGILIQVPDAFYREVTDFDLPAEGAYATGIAMLPRDEAEAAAAIERIDALAAEEDLTVLGWRELPTDPDAADLGSIARNAMPGFRQLFVGGVELTGDAPESAPAGIDLERRAFCFRKRVEHDTETYFPSLSPRTVIYKGMLAEPQVAAFYPDLNDERVTSALAIVHSRFSTNTFPAWPLAHPFRYVAHNGEINTLRGNRNWMAARESLLESANLPGDLSRLTPIVTPDASDSATFDEVLELLHLSGRSLPHAVLMMIPEAWEHNTELDPARRAFYEYHSTLMEPWDGPALVAFTDGTRIGAVLDRNGLRPARYWVTEDGLVVLASEVGVLDVAPDKVVRKGRLEPGRMFLIDTELGKIVDDDEVKGALAAEHPYADWLHAGLIRLDELPARTRETPTHETLNLRQQALGYTEEELNVLLRPMAVSGAEPIGSMGNDAPLAAIAERPRQLYDYFIQLFAQVTNPPLDAIREELVTSLFSQLGPEQNLLDATPAHCRTIVVPFPVLTNDDLAKIVHINDDGEFPGFASHVVRGTFTARDGGKGMLSRLAEIKQEVSRAIENGARLIVLSQRGVDAEHAPIPSLLLTGTVHHHLVRERSRTRVGLVVESADAREVHHIALLLGYGASAVNPYLAMATVGDLAERGDIPGVDGPTAAKNLVKALGKGVRKTMSKMGVSTVASYTGAQIFEAVGLGSEVVDAAFRGTASRIGGVGFDVLAEEVLAHHRRAYPADDVRASHRALPVGGEYQWRREGELHLFNPQTVFKLQHSTRAGKYEVFKEYTKAVDDQAKRLMTLRGLFRFTDGREPVSIDEVESIESIMTRFATGAISYGSISQEMHETLAIAMNRIGSRSNTGEGGEDPDRFTPDPNGDSRRSAVKQAASGRFGVTSEYLVNADDIQIKIAQGAKPGEGGQLPGSKVYPWIATTRYSTPGVGLISPPPHHDIYSIEDIKQLIHDLKNANPRARIHVKLVSQVGVGTVAAGVSKAHSDVVLISGHDGGTGASPLSSIKHAGGPWELGLAETQQTLMANGLRDRITVQADGQLKTGRDVVIAALLGAEEYGFATAPLVVSGCIMMRVCHLDTCPVGVATQNPELRKKFNGKAEYVVNFMRFVAQEVREILAELGFRSLDEAIGRADVLDVDTAAQHWKSKHLDLSPIFRIADVPDDAPRKRTREQDHGLDKALDNTMIQLAEGALRNGDRVRLDLPVRNVNRTVGTMLGSELTRAHGGKGLPDDTIDITLTGSAGQSFGAFVPKGITLRLVGDTNDYFGKGLSGGRLTLRPDPSSPFPAEENVTAGNVIGYGATSGEMFIRGVVGERFCVRNSGAVAVVEGVGDHGCEYMTGGRVVVLGRTGRNFAAGMSGGVAYLLDVDRNRVNPEMVDLDPLADEDRSIVHDLVERHHAETGSAVAHALLTDWDNAVEQFGKVMPKDYKRVLLATENAEREGRDVNQAIMEAAHG, encoded by the coding sequence ATGTTGGCCGACGTCACCGGCAAGCGCAGCCACGCCATCGTGCAGAAGGCCATCGAGGCCCTGCTGCGACTGGAGCACCGCGGTGCACGTGGCGCCGAGTACAACACCGGTGACGGTGCCGGGATCCTGATCCAGGTCCCGGACGCGTTCTACCGCGAGGTCACCGACTTCGACCTGCCCGCGGAGGGCGCCTACGCCACCGGCATCGCGATGCTGCCGCGTGACGAGGCCGAGGCCGCCGCGGCGATCGAGCGGATCGACGCGCTCGCCGCCGAGGAGGACCTCACGGTCCTCGGGTGGCGCGAGCTCCCGACCGACCCCGACGCCGCGGACCTGGGCTCCATCGCCCGGAACGCCATGCCGGGCTTCCGGCAGCTGTTCGTCGGTGGCGTGGAGCTGACCGGGGACGCCCCGGAGAGCGCGCCCGCCGGCATCGACCTGGAGCGCCGCGCGTTCTGCTTCCGGAAGCGGGTCGAGCACGACACCGAGACCTACTTCCCGTCGCTGTCGCCGCGCACCGTCATCTACAAGGGCATGCTCGCCGAGCCGCAGGTCGCGGCGTTCTACCCCGACCTGAACGACGAGCGCGTGACCTCCGCGCTGGCGATCGTGCACTCGCGCTTCTCGACGAACACGTTCCCGGCGTGGCCGCTGGCGCACCCGTTCCGCTACGTGGCGCACAACGGCGAGATCAACACGCTGCGCGGCAACCGGAACTGGATGGCGGCCCGCGAGTCGCTGCTGGAGTCCGCGAACCTGCCCGGCGACCTGTCGCGGCTGACCCCGATCGTCACCCCGGACGCGTCGGACTCGGCCACCTTCGACGAGGTCCTGGAGCTGCTGCACCTGTCCGGGCGCAGCCTGCCGCACGCGGTGCTGATGATGATCCCGGAGGCCTGGGAGCACAACACCGAGCTGGACCCCGCCCGGCGGGCGTTCTACGAGTACCACTCCACGCTGATGGAGCCGTGGGACGGACCGGCCCTGGTGGCGTTCACCGACGGCACGCGGATCGGCGCGGTCCTCGACCGCAACGGCCTGCGCCCGGCCCGCTACTGGGTCACCGAGGACGGCCTGGTCGTGCTCGCCTCCGAGGTCGGCGTGCTGGACGTCGCGCCCGACAAGGTCGTCCGCAAGGGCCGCCTCGAGCCGGGCCGCATGTTCCTCATCGACACCGAGCTCGGCAAGATCGTCGACGACGACGAGGTGAAGGGCGCGCTGGCGGCCGAGCACCCGTACGCCGACTGGCTGCACGCCGGCCTGATCCGGCTCGACGAGCTGCCCGCCCGTACCCGCGAGACCCCGACCCACGAGACGCTCAACCTGCGCCAGCAGGCCCTCGGCTACACCGAGGAGGAACTCAACGTCCTGCTCCGCCCGATGGCGGTGTCCGGGGCCGAGCCGATCGGCTCGATGGGCAACGACGCGCCGCTCGCCGCGATCGCCGAGCGCCCGCGCCAGCTCTACGACTACTTCATCCAGCTGTTCGCCCAGGTCACCAACCCGCCGCTGGACGCGATCCGCGAGGAGCTCGTCACCTCGCTGTTCAGCCAGCTCGGGCCGGAGCAGAACCTGCTCGACGCGACGCCGGCGCACTGCCGGACCATCGTCGTGCCGTTCCCGGTGCTGACCAACGACGACCTGGCGAAGATCGTCCACATCAACGACGACGGGGAGTTCCCCGGCTTCGCCTCGCACGTCGTCCGCGGCACCTTCACCGCCCGCGACGGCGGCAAGGGCATGCTCTCGCGGCTGGCCGAGATCAAGCAGGAGGTGTCCCGCGCGATCGAGAACGGGGCCCGCCTGATCGTGCTGTCCCAGCGCGGGGTGGACGCCGAGCACGCGCCGATCCCGTCGCTGCTGCTCACCGGCACCGTGCACCACCACCTGGTCCGGGAGCGCTCGCGCACCCGGGTCGGGCTGGTCGTGGAGTCCGCGGACGCCCGCGAGGTCCACCACATCGCGCTGCTGCTGGGCTACGGCGCCTCCGCGGTGAACCCGTACCTGGCGATGGCCACGGTCGGGGACCTCGCCGAGCGCGGCGACATCCCCGGCGTCGACGGCCCGACCGCGGCGAAGAACCTGGTCAAGGCGCTCGGCAAGGGTGTCCGCAAGACAATGTCGAAGATGGGCGTCTCGACGGTCGCGTCCTACACCGGTGCGCAGATCTTCGAGGCCGTCGGCCTGGGCTCCGAGGTCGTCGACGCGGCCTTCCGCGGCACCGCGTCGCGGATCGGCGGCGTCGGCTTCGACGTCCTCGCCGAGGAGGTCCTGGCCCACCACCGGCGTGCCTACCCCGCCGACGACGTCCGTGCCTCGCACCGGGCGCTGCCGGTCGGCGGCGAGTACCAGTGGCGCCGCGAGGGCGAGCTGCACCTGTTCAACCCGCAGACCGTCTTCAAGCTGCAGCACTCCACCCGGGCCGGGAAGTACGAGGTCTTCAAGGAGTACACGAAGGCCGTCGACGACCAGGCGAAGCGGCTGATGACGCTGCGCGGGCTGTTCCGCTTCACGGACGGGCGCGAGCCCGTGTCGATCGACGAGGTCGAGTCGATCGAGTCGATCATGACCCGGTTCGCGACCGGCGCGATCTCCTACGGCTCGATCTCCCAGGAGATGCACGAGACCCTGGCGATCGCGATGAACCGCATCGGCAGCCGGTCCAACACCGGTGAGGGCGGCGAGGACCCGGACCGCTTCACCCCGGACCCCAACGGCGACTCGCGGCGCAGTGCGGTCAAGCAGGCGGCGTCCGGCCGGTTCGGCGTCACCTCCGAGTACCTGGTCAACGCCGACGACATCCAGATCAAGATCGCCCAGGGCGCCAAGCCCGGTGAGGGCGGTCAGCTGCCCGGCAGCAAGGTCTACCCGTGGATCGCGACCACCCGGTACTCGACGCCGGGCGTCGGCCTCATCTCGCCGCCGCCGCACCACGACATCTACTCGATCGAGGACATCAAGCAGCTCATCCACGACCTGAAGAACGCCAACCCGCGCGCCCGCATCCACGTGAAGCTGGTGTCCCAGGTCGGCGTCGGGACCGTGGCGGCCGGTGTGTCCAAGGCGCACTCCGACGTCGTGCTCATCTCGGGCCACGACGGCGGCACCGGCGCCTCGCCGCTGTCCTCGATCAAGCACGCCGGCGGCCCCTGGGAGCTCGGCCTGGCCGAGACCCAGCAGACGCTGATGGCCAACGGGCTGCGCGACCGGATCACGGTGCAGGCCGACGGCCAGCTCAAGACCGGCCGTGACGTCGTCATCGCGGCGCTGCTCGGCGCCGAGGAGTACGGCTTCGCGACCGCCCCGCTGGTCGTGTCGGGCTGCATCATGATGCGCGTCTGTCACCTCGACACCTGTCCGGTGGGCGTCGCGACGCAGAACCCGGAGCTGCGCAAGAAGTTCAACGGCAAGGCCGAGTACGTCGTGAACTTCATGCGGTTCGTGGCGCAGGAGGTCCGCGAGATCCTCGCCGAGCTGGGCTTCCGCTCGCTCGACGAGGCGATCGGCCGGGCCGACGTGCTCGACGTCGACACCGCGGCCCAGCACTGGAAGTCCAAGCACCTGGACCTCTCGCCGATCTTCCGGATCGCCGACGTGCCGGACGACGCGCCGCGCAAGCGGACCCGCGAGCAGGACCACGGCCTGGACAAGGCGCTGGACAACACCATGATCCAGCTGGCCGAGGGCGCGCTGCGCAACGGCGACCGGGTCCGGCTGGACCTGCCGGTGCGCAACGTCAACCGCACCGTCGGCACGATGCTCGGGTCCGAGCTGACCCGGGCACACGGCGGCAAGGGCCTGCCCGACGACACGATCGACATCACGCTGACCGGCTCGGCCGGCCAGAGCTTCGGTGCATTCGTGCCCAAGGGCATCACGCTGCGGCTGGTCGGCGACACGAACGACTACTTCGGCAAGGGGCTGTCCGGTGGCCGGCTGACCCTGCGGCCGGACCCGTCGTCGCCGTTCCCCGCCGAGGAGAACGTCACCGCCGGCAACGTGATCGGCTACGGCGCGACCTCGGGCGAGATGTTCATCCGCGGTGTCGTCGGCGAGCGGTTCTGCGTCCGGAACTCGGGTGCGGTGGCCGTCGTCGAGGGCGTCGGTGACCACGGCTGCGAGTACATGACCGGTGGCCGGGTCGTCGTCCTCGGGCGGACCGGGCGGAACTTCGCCGCCGGCATGTCCGGTGGCGTCGCCTACCTGCTCGACGTCGACCGCAACCGGGTCAACCCGGAGATGGTCGACCTCGACCCGCTCGCGGACGAGGACCGGTCGATCGTGCACGACCTCGTCGAGCGGCACCACGCCGAGACCGGCTCCGCGGTGGCGCACGCGCTGCTCACCGACTGGGACAACGCGGTCGAGCAGTTCGGCAAGGTCATGCCCAAGGACTACAAGCGCGTGCTGCTCGCGACGGAGAACGCCGAGCGCGAGGGCCGCGATGTCAACCAGGCGATCATGGAGGCTGCTCATGGGTGA
- a CDS encoding glutamate synthase subunit beta, with protein MGDPKGFMTTPRQTPTRRPVDLRLMDWREVYEDFPKQTLEKQAGRCMNCGIPFCHQGCPLGNLIPEWNDLVYRRDWREAIERLHATNNFPEFTGTLCPAPCEAACVLAINDDAVTIKQVEIEIIDKAWDEGWVPPMVPEVNTGKKVAVVGSGPAGLAAAQQLTRVGHDVVVFERADRIGGLLRYGIPEFKMEKARLDRRLEQMVAEGTHFRASVDVGTDITVEQLRADFDAVVLAGGATAWRDLPAEGRDAEGVYQAMEFLPWANHVQQGDLDAPPISAEGKDVVIIGGGDTGADCLGTSHRQGARSVTQLEIMPTPPEHRTENMPWPTYPMVYRVSSAHEEGGERLFSVNTTEFVKDADGTLAGIRIVEVKRGESGFEPIEGTERELPAQLVLLAMGFVGPEKGALLNDLQVDLDERGNVARDERYMSSVDGVFVAGDIGRGQSLIVWAIAEGRSAAAGVDEWLTGRSVLPRPIDPGDRQIA; from the coding sequence ATGGGTGACCCCAAGGGCTTCATGACCACTCCCCGGCAGACGCCGACCCGGCGGCCGGTGGACCTGCGGCTGATGGACTGGCGCGAGGTCTACGAGGACTTCCCGAAGCAGACCCTCGAGAAGCAGGCCGGGCGCTGCATGAACTGCGGCATCCCGTTCTGTCACCAGGGCTGTCCGCTGGGGAACCTCATCCCCGAGTGGAACGACCTGGTCTACCGCCGGGACTGGCGCGAGGCGATCGAGCGGCTGCACGCCACGAACAACTTCCCGGAGTTCACCGGGACGCTGTGCCCCGCCCCGTGCGAGGCGGCGTGCGTGCTCGCCATCAACGACGACGCGGTCACGATCAAGCAGGTCGAGATCGAGATCATCGACAAGGCGTGGGACGAGGGCTGGGTGCCCCCGATGGTCCCGGAGGTGAACACCGGGAAGAAGGTCGCCGTCGTCGGGTCCGGGCCGGCCGGGCTGGCCGCCGCCCAGCAGCTGACCCGGGTCGGGCACGACGTCGTCGTGTTCGAGCGGGCCGACCGCATCGGCGGGCTGCTGCGCTACGGCATCCCCGAGTTCAAGATGGAGAAGGCGCGCCTGGACCGGCGCCTGGAGCAGATGGTCGCCGAGGGCACCCACTTCCGGGCCTCGGTCGACGTCGGCACCGACATCACCGTCGAGCAGCTGCGCGCCGACTTCGACGCGGTCGTCCTCGCCGGCGGCGCGACGGCGTGGCGCGACCTGCCCGCCGAGGGCCGCGACGCCGAGGGCGTCTACCAGGCGATGGAGTTCCTGCCGTGGGCCAACCACGTGCAACAGGGCGACCTCGACGCACCGCCCATCTCCGCCGAGGGCAAGGACGTCGTGATCATCGGCGGCGGTGACACCGGCGCCGACTGCCTGGGTACCTCGCACCGTCAGGGTGCGCGCTCGGTGACCCAGCTGGAGATCATGCCGACCCCGCCGGAGCACCGCACCGAGAACATGCCGTGGCCGACCTACCCCATGGTCTACCGCGTCTCCTCGGCCCACGAGGAGGGCGGCGAGCGGCTGTTCTCGGTCAACACGACCGAGTTCGTGAAGGACGCCGACGGCACGCTCGCCGGCATCCGGATCGTCGAGGTGAAGCGCGGGGAGTCCGGCTTCGAGCCCATCGAGGGCACCGAGCGGGAGCTCCCGGCGCAGCTGGTGCTGCTCGCGATGGGCTTCGTCGGCCCGGAGAAGGGCGCCCTGCTGAACGACCTCCAGGTCGACCTCGACGAGCGCGGCAACGTCGCCCGCGACGAGCGCTACATGTCCTCGGTCGACGGCGTGTTCGTCGCCGGTGACATCGGCCGCGGCCAGTCGCTGATCGTGTGGGCCATCGCCGAGGGCCGCTCCGCGGCGGCGGGTGTGGACGAGTGGCTCACCGGCCGCTCCGTCCTGCCCCGCCCGATCGACCCGGGTGACCGGCAGATCGCCTGA
- a CDS encoding DoxX family protein, with product MTTPSPTRRIPVAAHRALWVLQILLGLFFVLASALPKFWGDPFAVAIFDGIGLGQWLRYVVAFLELAGGIGLCIPRLAAPAAAGLVLLMIGAALTQAFVLHGGVLVVTPLVLGALAAVIAVTRRNETLATHR from the coding sequence ATGACCACCCCCTCCCCCACACGCCGCATACCGGTCGCCGCGCACCGCGCACTGTGGGTGCTCCAGATCCTGCTCGGACTGTTCTTCGTCCTGGCCTCTGCCCTGCCGAAGTTCTGGGGCGACCCGTTCGCCGTCGCGATCTTCGACGGGATCGGCCTCGGCCAGTGGCTGCGCTACGTCGTCGCCTTCCTCGAGCTGGCCGGCGGGATCGGGCTGTGCATCCCGCGCCTCGCCGCCCCGGCCGCCGCCGGGCTCGTCCTGCTGATGATCGGTGCGGCGCTCACCCAGGCCTTCGTCCTGCACGGCGGGGTACTCGTCGTCACGCCCCTCGTCCTCGGCGCCCTGGCTGCCGTGATCGCGGTCACGCGACGGAACGAGACGCTCGCCACGCATCGCTGA
- a CDS encoding DUF2188 domain-containing protein: MADRHVKPVDDGWTVEKEDARRPSARTSTQAEAITRAVEIIANDGGGNLVVHGTDGSVRERRSIEPDADAGTATKAAAGATATAVKDTTSKAADSIGKAADSIGSDTRTTAKKVAGETGDGVSKAADAVKEGADTVAAEARKVTTNGKTPKNAGKAAARAAKATGGKLAGTAERTGKQVAGEARASAERSAGTVKAVADQGARSAVRTADRAARVSARVEEDLDDSGARLARMLYENGERAAAKLDDFALRVYKPLNPIRFTSRVAAGAVATAFGVTGAVTARAGKLFQRGTRKATGR, from the coding sequence ATGGCCGACCGCCACGTCAAGCCGGTCGACGACGGCTGGACCGTCGAGAAGGAAGACGCCCGACGCCCGAGTGCCCGTACGAGCACCCAGGCCGAGGCCATCACCCGGGCGGTGGAGATCATCGCCAACGACGGCGGCGGCAACCTCGTCGTCCACGGTACCGACGGCTCGGTGCGCGAGCGCCGCTCCATCGAGCCCGACGCCGACGCCGGCACCGCCACGAAGGCCGCCGCGGGCGCCACCGCCACCGCGGTCAAGGACACCACGTCGAAGGCCGCCGACTCGATCGGGAAGGCCGCCGACTCGATCGGCTCCGACACCCGGACGACCGCCAAGAAGGTCGCCGGCGAGACCGGTGACGGCGTCTCGAAGGCCGCCGACGCCGTCAAGGAGGGCGCCGACACGGTGGCCGCCGAGGCGCGCAAGGTCACCACGAACGGCAAGACCCCGAAGAACGCCGGCAAGGCCGCGGCCCGGGCGGCCAAGGCCACCGGTGGGAAGCTCGCCGGCACCGCCGAGCGGACCGGCAAGCAGGTCGCCGGCGAGGCCCGGGCGTCCGCGGAGCGGTCCGCCGGGACCGTCAAGGCCGTCGCCGACCAGGGCGCCCGGTCCGCGGTGCGCACCGCGGACCGGGCCGCTCGGGTGAGCGCCCGCGTCGAGGAGGACCTCGACGACTCGGGGGCCCGCCTGGCCCGCATGCTGTACGAGAACGGCGAGCGTGCCGCCGCGAAGCTCGACGACTTCGCCCTGCGCGTCTACAAGCCGCTGAACCCGATCCGGTTCACCAGCCGCGTCGCCGCCGGGGCGGTCGCCACCGCGTTCGGCGTGACCGGTGCGGTCACCGCGCGCGCGGGCAAGCTGTTCCAGCGCGGGACCCGCAAGGCCACCGGCCGCTGA
- a CDS encoding OST-HTH/LOTUS domain-containing protein has protein sequence MALPDDPDADHDAFALLVDVVREIAAAGDPPQLSGLKNQLRRRVPDFSEKRYGFGSFLSFAKAARARDLIEMEWSDDTGDYVLRPTS, from the coding sequence GTGGCGCTGCCCGACGACCCGGACGCCGACCACGACGCGTTCGCGCTGCTCGTCGACGTGGTGCGGGAGATCGCCGCGGCCGGGGACCCGCCGCAGCTGTCCGGGCTGAAGAACCAGCTCCGGAGGCGGGTGCCGGACTTCTCCGAGAAGCGCTACGGCTTCGGCAGCTTCCTGTCCTTCGCCAAGGCGGCCCGCGCCCGGGACCTCATCGAGATGGAGTGGAGCGACGACACCGGCGACTACGTGCTGCGCCCGACGTCCTGA